A genomic stretch from Rubripirellula reticaptiva includes:
- the mtnA gene encoding S-methyl-5-thioribose-1-phosphate isomerase, whose protein sequence is MNANTTPETLAFTDGKLVLIDQTRLPGELVTLVCENVEQTHDAISRLVVRGAPAIGIAAAYGVCLASPANHEGYLAAIERLATSRPTAVNLFWALDRMKDVIQRTTADDDLAELLLSEAITIHDQDRQMCRDIGRHGASLLGDCRAVLTHCNAGGLATSMWGTALAPIYHLHQAGHPIEVFADETRPLLQGARLTAWELSQAGVPVTVLTDSMAGSLLKSGKIDAVIVGADRIAANGDAANKIGTYPLAVLARYHNVPFYVAAPSSTFDMALPTGDLIPIEQRSRTEVSNPHGTCVVPDAANVMNPAFDVTPAELITAIITERGVVTAPNPAKLTEHLR, encoded by the coding sequence ATGAACGCCAACACGACTCCCGAGACTCTCGCCTTTACCGATGGGAAATTGGTGCTGATCGATCAAACACGATTGCCTGGCGAGTTGGTAACGCTGGTATGTGAAAACGTGGAACAGACGCACGACGCGATCAGTCGCCTCGTTGTCCGCGGAGCTCCGGCCATCGGAATCGCGGCCGCCTATGGCGTTTGTTTAGCGAGCCCGGCCAATCACGAAGGCTATCTCGCCGCGATCGAGCGACTGGCCACCAGTCGCCCAACGGCGGTGAACTTGTTTTGGGCGCTCGATCGCATGAAGGATGTGATCCAGCGAACCACCGCGGACGACGATCTTGCCGAGTTACTGCTTAGTGAGGCGATCACGATCCACGACCAAGATCGCCAAATGTGTCGAGACATCGGACGTCACGGAGCGAGCCTGCTGGGCGACTGTCGGGCCGTGCTGACGCATTGCAACGCCGGCGGATTAGCGACCTCGATGTGGGGAACCGCGCTGGCGCCGATCTATCACCTGCACCAAGCCGGCCACCCGATCGAAGTTTTCGCCGATGAAACCCGGCCGCTGCTACAGGGTGCAAGATTGACCGCTTGGGAACTGAGCCAGGCCGGCGTGCCGGTCACCGTGTTGACCGATTCGATGGCCGGCAGCCTGTTGAAATCCGGCAAGATCGATGCTGTCATCGTCGGCGCCGATCGCATCGCTGCCAATGGTGACGCAGCAAACAAAATCGGCACGTATCCGCTGGCAGTGCTGGCCAGATACCATAACGTGCCGTTCTACGTTGCGGCCCCGTCAAGCACCTTTGACATGGCTTTGCCGACCGGCGACCTGATTCCAATCGAACAGCGGTCCCGGACCGAAGTCAGCAACCCGCATGGAACCTGCGTGGTCCCCGACGCGGCAAACGTCATGAACCCGGCGTTTGATGTCACGCCGGCCGAACTGATCACGGCCATCATTACCGAGCGAGGCGTGGTCACCGCCCCCAACCCGGCAAAGCTCACCGAGCACCTGAGGTAA
- a CDS encoding GEVED domain-containing protein: MTPSSHSRYRTKRRRFESLETRRLLTTVLTTWGSGISAEGESTANAQPSFVIANPVTVDEDLPLQTIADFATDFDPGPGEGDESTASQVIHDEGAGGTVNPMSADNTTPTNLGTLAIGSNIVRGTVESAKSVGNVDVFTFQIEPGFQLDGLFVLEYSYDEPPANSNERNAFLAINDTDSFPYDAFDLDFNINPFLDETAFIGGTVFGLDDLPDVGGASILRRAGVVTGSRFTPPLAAGTYTFYIQQTGPLNHYALDLRVTEITKQSVLAYHVTNVSDPSLFTTQPTIDVDGTLRFRSAANANGVATFDVSVQDNGGTENGGDDTSMISVGTITINAVNDPPTFNAVNPPSVLQNAGPQTVANFATDFVPGPDNESDQTIVRYSISNFDDPTFFDADPAIDASGTLTYAARTDLVGSVSFDVTVTDSGGGNDTSAPKRITITVDSPPILYDRGDAPETYPVMITDDGARHEIGDLFLGAGVSADADGQPSQAADTDDLDDGIRFITDIVAFGDGTYTGGVLVTASAAGVLDAWIDFNRDGDWDDLGEKFATSVSVLAGSTTVPVPVPSIAEVGETFARFRLSSAGGLAVTGSATDGEVEDYRITILDGASAPEIHVNLNASDDVVQVRDGVVVVESGSATILSSLVASVGSVVINDIDGNAVLLVDAQAPVVISSTSPSAVKMGAGQQIDGRFVRTIVDKNGTSLVSVETQQPWQNLVLVSDVNNSGDVSASDALRIINELGRREFSDGVTQDLDDPSTVLVWPDTYFDQNGDGRVTALDALRVINELARIRISSEPEILWIDHLMATSNWAFDDDLGDDDVVLSSIF; this comes from the coding sequence ATGACGCCTTCTTCACATTCACGCTATCGAACCAAACGCCGCCGTTTCGAGTCTTTGGAAACTCGTCGACTGTTGACCACCGTGTTGACGACATGGGGTTCGGGGATCTCTGCCGAGGGCGAATCGACAGCGAATGCCCAGCCTAGCTTTGTGATTGCCAATCCGGTGACAGTGGATGAAGACCTGCCGTTGCAGACGATTGCAGATTTTGCGACCGACTTCGATCCAGGACCGGGCGAGGGAGATGAGTCAACGGCGTCACAAGTGATCCACGATGAAGGCGCAGGTGGTACCGTCAATCCGATGTCGGCCGACAACACCACGCCAACCAATCTGGGAACGCTCGCGATCGGTTCCAACATTGTTCGCGGAACGGTCGAGTCGGCAAAGTCGGTTGGCAACGTTGATGTGTTCACGTTTCAAATCGAACCTGGTTTCCAGCTCGATGGGTTATTCGTGCTGGAGTATTCGTACGACGAACCGCCTGCGAATTCGAACGAGCGGAATGCTTTCTTGGCAATCAATGATACCGATTCGTTTCCCTACGACGCATTCGATTTGGATTTCAACATCAATCCATTCTTGGATGAAACAGCGTTCATTGGCGGAACGGTGTTCGGTCTGGATGATTTACCCGACGTCGGCGGTGCCAGCATTCTGCGCCGAGCGGGCGTCGTGACTGGCAGTCGTTTCACGCCTCCGTTGGCCGCCGGAACCTACACGTTCTATATCCAGCAGACTGGCCCGCTGAATCACTACGCACTCGACCTTCGTGTTACCGAAATCACGAAGCAATCGGTATTGGCCTATCACGTGACCAATGTCAGTGATCCGTCGCTGTTTACGACCCAGCCAACAATCGACGTTGACGGAACGCTGCGCTTTCGATCGGCAGCCAATGCAAACGGTGTTGCGACGTTTGATGTCTCGGTCCAGGACAACGGTGGCACCGAAAATGGTGGCGACGACACATCAATGATTAGCGTTGGCACGATCACCATCAACGCGGTCAATGATCCACCGACGTTCAACGCCGTGAATCCGCCATCAGTTTTGCAAAATGCAGGGCCGCAAACCGTAGCGAATTTCGCGACCGACTTTGTGCCCGGTCCCGATAACGAATCGGATCAGACCATTGTTCGCTATTCGATTTCAAACTTTGACGACCCAACGTTTTTCGATGCTGATCCGGCAATCGATGCCAGTGGTACGCTGACATACGCCGCTCGTACTGATCTGGTCGGCAGCGTGTCGTTTGATGTGACGGTGACTGATTCCGGGGGCGGTAACGACACGTCGGCGCCAAAACGCATCACAATCACCGTCGATTCACCGCCGATCCTGTACGATCGGGGTGACGCACCGGAGACGTATCCTGTCATGATTACCGATGACGGCGCGCGCCACGAGATCGGCGACTTGTTCCTAGGTGCAGGTGTTTCGGCGGATGCCGACGGTCAACCCAGCCAGGCAGCCGACACAGACGATTTAGATGATGGAATTCGCTTTATCACGGATATTGTTGCGTTTGGCGACGGCACCTACACCGGCGGGGTGCTGGTGACGGCGTCGGCCGCTGGCGTCCTGGATGCTTGGATCGACTTCAATCGCGATGGTGACTGGGATGACCTGGGCGAAAAATTTGCCACGTCAGTCAGCGTTCTCGCTGGATCAACGACAGTCCCCGTTCCCGTGCCGTCGATTGCCGAAGTCGGTGAAACTTTTGCTCGGTTCCGGCTCAGCAGCGCTGGCGGTTTGGCAGTGACCGGATCCGCGACGGATGGCGAGGTCGAAGATTACCGGATCACTATTTTGGATGGTGCCTCGGCACCCGAAATCCACGTGAATCTGAACGCCTCGGACGACGTGGTCCAAGTCCGTGATGGTGTGGTTGTGGTGGAGTCGGGTTCGGCGACGATCTTGTCGTCGCTAGTCGCATCGGTTGGCTCCGTTGTTATCAATGACATCGACGGTAACGCAGTGCTTTTGGTCGACGCTCAAGCACCGGTCGTGATTTCATCGACGAGTCCGTCGGCTGTGAAGATGGGGGCGGGGCAGCAAATCGATGGTCGGTTCGTGCGAACAATCGTAGACAAAAATGGCACGTCGCTTGTGTCTGTCGAAACGCAACAGCCATGGCAAAACCTGGTTCTTGTCAGTGACGTCAACAACAGCGGTGACGTCTCGGCCAGTGACGCACTGCGGATCATCAACGAACTTGGACGGCGTGAGTTTTCAGATGGCGTGACCCAAGATCTGGATGATCCAAGCACCGTATTGGTTTGGCCGGATACCTATTTCGATCAGAACGGTGACGGACGAGTGACGGCGCTCGATGCCCTGCGCGTGATCAATGAACTTGCCCGTATCCGGATCAGTTCCGAGCCTGAGATTCTGTGGATCGATCACCTGATGGCAACGTCGAACTGGGCGTTTGATGATGACCTGGGCGACGACGATGTCGTTTTAAGCAGCATCTTTTAA
- a CDS encoding zinc-dependent peptidase, with protein MLVTPQSNRHNFNVSLGLAIAVTSIGITLAFASPWWLLAALGAPLVFGWSRHKTKRRLEVMNAPFPVAWEQTLLADVAYFVALDTDQRDRFRKLMQVFVDEVAITGIRTDVDERTVALVAASAVIPIFGFDDWEYSGLGEVLIYPNAYGEGYKTDAGSDRRTLGMIGAYHLSGVMILSKPDLIAGFTNQTDKRNVGIHEFSHLVDKQDGSIDGVIATSTGDAAVDVAATDVTVPWIRWVAEELRRQPGHDEHIDDYAYTNEAEYLAVLSEYFFDTPAMLAKKDPHLYEMLEKIYRQDPKKLLANVSHPIGQRKRRIGRNDNCPCGSGEKFKRCCLKRHRRRPGHHQTPSSTLPSGDRSTESQARN; from the coding sequence ATGCTCGTAACGCCACAATCGAATCGCCACAACTTCAACGTTTCGCTTGGGCTTGCCATCGCCGTGACGTCAATCGGCATCACGCTTGCGTTCGCGTCGCCTTGGTGGTTGTTGGCGGCGTTGGGAGCACCCCTTGTTTTTGGGTGGTCACGTCACAAAACGAAGCGACGTTTGGAGGTTATGAATGCTCCGTTTCCAGTGGCGTGGGAACAAACGTTGTTAGCGGACGTGGCTTATTTTGTCGCGCTCGACACCGACCAACGAGACCGTTTTCGCAAACTGATGCAAGTCTTCGTCGACGAAGTCGCGATCACGGGCATACGAACCGACGTTGATGAACGGACCGTCGCATTGGTGGCTGCCAGCGCGGTGATCCCGATCTTTGGATTCGATGATTGGGAATACTCGGGGCTTGGCGAAGTCTTGATTTACCCCAATGCCTACGGCGAAGGATACAAAACCGATGCCGGCAGCGACCGGCGCACTTTGGGAATGATTGGCGCCTATCATCTGAGCGGAGTGATGATCCTTTCGAAACCGGATTTGATCGCCGGCTTCACCAACCAAACGGACAAACGCAACGTCGGTATCCATGAGTTCTCGCACCTCGTCGACAAACAAGACGGATCGATCGACGGCGTGATTGCGACTAGTACTGGGGATGCTGCGGTCGACGTCGCTGCCACCGATGTCACCGTGCCGTGGATTCGATGGGTCGCCGAAGAACTGCGTCGTCAACCTGGTCACGACGAACACATCGATGACTATGCTTACACGAACGAGGCCGAGTACTTGGCGGTCTTGTCCGAGTACTTCTTTGACACGCCTGCGATGTTGGCAAAAAAAGATCCGCATCTGTACGAAATGCTCGAAAAGATCTATCGCCAAGATCCGAAAAAGTTACTCGCCAACGTCAGCCATCCCATTGGCCAACGAAAACGAAGAATTGGTCGCAACGACAACTGCCCCTGTGGCAGCGGCGAGAAGTTTAAAAGATGCTGCTTAAAACGACATCGTCGTCGCCCAGGTCATCATCAAACGCCCAGTTCGACGTTGCCATCAGGTGATCGATCCACAGAATCTCAGGCTCGGAACTGA
- a CDS encoding sulfatase family protein translates to MLRITFAAVAYLLMIGPMNAADRPNVLVIMADDCTYNDLPLYGGLNANTPNLDKLAAEGLVFNHAYLAEAMCQPCRAELYTGQYPMRNGCAWNHSSSLPETISMPQHMGKLGYRVGIAGKVHVLPQKAFPFENVPGFDKSCVREPTQTHDLSGVRSFVTRESDSGSEKEPFCLVIALVDPHVPWVMGDASAYPPKNVVLPPNIADTKITREAFSRYLAEITYMDGQVGEILAMLSETGHTDDTLVLFTSEQGSQFPGNKWTNWDTGVHTALVARWPGVIEAGARTDALVQYADVLPTIIDAVGGKVDDTAFDGTSFASVLKGDSDTHRKYVYGVHNNVPEGPPYPVRTVSNGKYRYIRNLSPDDLYIEKHVMAHQNSTQVSRTYWQTWVWDSAASDETYRLVERYQRRPAETLYHTASDPYEMQDLLATDSAGTAEIHDELSSELDRWLKSQADPGVEQDTRETHKAAKQGKHRFRAPLSAR, encoded by the coding sequence ATGCTACGAATTACGTTTGCCGCGGTTGCCTATCTGCTGATGATCGGCCCGATGAATGCGGCCGATCGCCCGAACGTTTTGGTCATCATGGCCGACGATTGCACGTACAACGATTTGCCGTTGTACGGCGGTTTGAACGCCAACACGCCCAACTTGGACAAGCTGGCAGCCGAGGGACTGGTTTTCAATCACGCCTACCTTGCCGAAGCGATGTGCCAACCCTGTCGAGCTGAACTCTACACGGGCCAGTATCCGATGCGAAACGGTTGTGCATGGAACCATTCGTCCAGCCTGCCCGAAACGATCAGCATGCCGCAACACATGGGAAAACTTGGTTATCGCGTCGGAATTGCAGGCAAGGTTCACGTGCTGCCTCAAAAAGCGTTTCCGTTCGAAAACGTACCGGGCTTTGACAAGTCGTGTGTTCGCGAACCGACGCAGACTCATGACCTATCGGGCGTTCGCTCGTTTGTCACGCGTGAATCGGATTCCGGCTCGGAGAAAGAACCATTTTGCTTGGTCATCGCATTGGTCGATCCCCACGTGCCGTGGGTGATGGGTGACGCGTCAGCCTATCCGCCCAAGAACGTCGTCCTGCCGCCCAACATTGCCGACACCAAAATCACACGCGAAGCTTTCTCGCGTTACCTCGCCGAGATCACTTACATGGACGGACAAGTTGGCGAAATCCTTGCGATGCTCAGCGAGACAGGGCACACCGACGATACGCTGGTTTTGTTCACGTCCGAACAGGGCTCGCAGTTCCCAGGTAACAAATGGACAAACTGGGACACCGGAGTCCACACGGCACTGGTCGCACGATGGCCGGGCGTGATTGAGGCTGGCGCTCGCACTGATGCGCTTGTTCAATACGCCGACGTTTTGCCAACGATCATCGATGCAGTCGGCGGAAAGGTAGACGACACCGCGTTTGATGGAACTAGTTTCGCATCAGTGTTAAAAGGCGACTCAGATACCCATCGCAAATATGTCTACGGCGTTCACAACAACGTGCCCGAAGGGCCACCGTATCCGGTTCGCACAGTCAGCAACGGCAAGTACCGATACATCCGCAACCTTAGTCCCGACGATCTGTACATCGAAAAACACGTCATGGCCCACCAAAACAGCACTCAAGTTTCGCGAACGTATTGGCAGACCTGGGTCTGGGACTCGGCAGCATCCGATGAAACCTATCGGCTGGTCGAACGTTACCAGCGACGTCCCGCCGAGACGCTTTACCACACCGCATCCGATCCTTACGAGATGCAAGACTTACTGGCGACAGACTCGGCAGGCACGGCTGAGATTCACGATGAACTTTCTAGCGAGCTTGATCGTTGGTTGAAATCGCAAGCCGACCCGGGCGTCGAGCAAGACACTCGTGAGACTCATAAGGCGGCGAAACAGGGCAAACACCGCTTCCGCGCCCCGCTTTCAGCACGGTAA
- a CDS encoding U32 family peptidase — translation MHTPLIPADPAYVRKAPELLAPAGDWQCVKAAIENGADAIYFGLDCGFNARYRAQNFGISDLPELSKTLRGRGVKGYVTLNTLVFPSEMLALAKVVESIALAGIDAVLVQDFGVARLVRQICPELEIHASTQMSLTSAETIAVAADLGLSRVVVARELSIEEIRKITSATEMPIEIFIHGALCVAYSGQCLTSESLGGRSANRGQCAQACRLPYELVVDGDDHHLGDVKYLLSPQDLAGYAAIPDVIDAGVASIKIEGRLKTPEYVANIAGHYRRAIDEAMVSGRVSVDEEAQREMELSFSRGFSPGWLSGNDHKRLVPGLTSSKKGVRIGEVLSTSQGELEVRLEAPVSLGDGLAIAGSGGQDQQGSRIYSIADQSGESLKSADSGSLVRIGLGHGEIDWSEIQLDAVVYKNDDPKLNRRLRMTFSGEDPNGRQTLDMKVVAVAGQPLAVEARLAGGRTFSAVGDTPLDVAHNRPADKTVLREKLGRLGGTPFVLGDLAVKIEGQPMVPMAMLNQIRRSLVETIQAGLAIPPIRITSVDSARTWVAPIVCDVDAPASPKLSVLCRTMEQLESACRVGVDMVYADFHDVRIYRSAVDLAKDLGTPIGIATVRMQKPAEMGLLRVLTRLAPDVILARNLAAIDFARQNFEHVIADFSLNVTNHRSAEWLRDQGAARVTASYDLNREQLIDLVDSLPSNWLEVVMHQHMPMFHMEHCVFCAVISPGTNKTNCGRPCDRHIVQLRDRVGAEHPLQADVACRNTLYNATPQSGAEVVGDLIHRGVEWFRVEMLEEDAATTKTTLGVYKKLLSGQVTGREVWQTLNASNRLGVTRGTLETQRNPLAIL, via the coding sequence ATGCACACACCACTGATTCCTGCCGATCCCGCTTACGTCCGAAAAGCCCCTGAACTACTGGCTCCGGCCGGCGACTGGCAGTGTGTGAAGGCCGCGATTGAAAACGGCGCCGATGCGATCTATTTCGGGCTCGACTGCGGATTCAACGCCCGTTACCGAGCACAGAACTTCGGAATCTCGGATCTGCCGGAACTCAGCAAGACGCTTCGCGGACGCGGAGTCAAAGGCTACGTGACACTGAACACTCTCGTGTTTCCGTCGGAGATGTTGGCGCTGGCGAAAGTGGTCGAGAGCATCGCATTGGCCGGCATTGATGCGGTCCTGGTCCAGGATTTTGGTGTCGCACGTTTGGTTCGCCAAATCTGTCCCGAGCTCGAAATTCACGCTTCGACTCAGATGAGTTTGACCAGTGCCGAAACGATCGCGGTCGCGGCAGATCTTGGACTGTCCCGAGTTGTCGTAGCGCGTGAGTTGTCGATCGAAGAAATTCGCAAGATCACATCTGCGACGGAAATGCCGATCGAAATTTTCATTCACGGTGCGCTGTGCGTTGCCTATTCAGGACAGTGTTTGACCAGCGAGTCTTTGGGCGGCCGAAGTGCTAACCGTGGTCAGTGTGCCCAGGCTTGTCGATTGCCGTACGAGTTGGTCGTTGACGGCGATGATCACCACTTGGGCGACGTGAAGTATTTGCTTAGCCCGCAAGATTTGGCCGGCTACGCTGCGATCCCGGATGTCATCGACGCAGGTGTCGCTTCGATCAAAATCGAAGGCCGTTTGAAGACGCCCGAGTACGTCGCCAACATCGCTGGCCACTACCGGCGGGCGATTGACGAAGCAATGGTAAGCGGTCGGGTTAGCGTCGACGAAGAAGCGCAGCGAGAAATGGAGTTGTCGTTCTCGCGTGGCTTTTCGCCAGGTTGGTTGTCGGGCAACGATCATAAGCGGCTCGTGCCTGGATTGACGTCGTCAAAGAAGGGCGTGCGAATCGGCGAAGTGCTAAGCACCTCGCAAGGCGAACTAGAAGTTCGTCTTGAAGCCCCCGTCTCTCTTGGCGACGGACTGGCGATCGCGGGCTCGGGCGGACAAGACCAGCAAGGCAGCCGAATTTACTCGATCGCCGATCAGTCGGGCGAATCGTTGAAGTCAGCAGACTCCGGTTCGTTGGTTCGTATTGGACTTGGTCATGGCGAAATTGACTGGTCCGAAATCCAGCTCGACGCGGTCGTTTACAAAAACGATGATCCGAAATTAAACCGCCGGTTGCGCATGACTTTTTCCGGCGAAGATCCCAACGGTCGCCAGACACTAGATATGAAGGTTGTCGCGGTGGCTGGTCAGCCGTTGGCTGTTGAAGCTCGTTTGGCGGGTGGGCGAACGTTTTCGGCGGTCGGTGACACACCGCTGGACGTTGCCCACAATCGCCCGGCCGATAAAACGGTACTGCGAGAAAAGCTGGGGCGACTAGGCGGAACCCCGTTTGTGCTGGGCGACCTTGCCGTCAAAATCGAAGGCCAACCGATGGTCCCGATGGCGATGTTAAACCAAATACGGCGAAGCTTGGTCGAGACGATCCAAGCGGGGCTAGCAATACCACCGATTCGAATCACGTCGGTCGATTCCGCTCGCACTTGGGTGGCGCCGATCGTTTGCGATGTTGATGCACCCGCTTCGCCAAAGTTGTCGGTGCTGTGTCGCACGATGGAACAGTTGGAATCAGCGTGTCGCGTGGGCGTGGACATGGTTTACGCCGACTTCCATGATGTGCGAATTTATCGCAGCGCGGTCGATTTGGCCAAAGACCTTGGTACACCAATCGGTATCGCCACGGTACGAATGCAGAAGCCGGCCGAGATGGGACTGCTTCGAGTATTGACTCGGCTTGCGCCCGATGTGATCTTGGCTCGCAATTTAGCAGCCATTGATTTCGCCCGCCAAAACTTTGAACACGTCATTGCAGACTTCTCGTTGAATGTCACCAATCATCGCTCCGCTGAATGGCTTCGCGATCAAGGGGCGGCACGTGTCACGGCATCGTACGATTTGAATCGCGAACAACTGATCGATTTGGTCGATTCGCTTCCATCCAATTGGCTAGAAGTGGTGATGCACCAACACATGCCGATGTTTCATATGGAGCACTGTGTGTTTTGCGCTGTGATTTCGCCAGGGACCAATAAAACGAATTGTGGGCGTCCCTGTGACCGTCATATCGTTCAACTTCGTGATCGTGTCGGTGCCGAGCATCCGCTGCAAGCCGACGTTGCCTGTCGGAACACGCTTTACAACGCGACGCCGCAAAGCGGTGCCGAGGTTGTCGGTGACCTGATACACCGCGGCGTCGAGTGGTTCCGAGTCGAGATGCTCGAAGAAGACGCTGCGACGACCAAAACAACGCTGGGGGTCTACAAGAAATTGTTGTCGGGCCAAGTTACCGGCCGAGAGGTCTGGCAAACGTTGAACGCGTCAAACCGATTGGGTGTGACCCGGGGAACCCTTGAAACTCAACGCAATCCGTTGGCGATCTTGTAG
- a CDS encoding EAL domain-containing protein produces the protein MTYNETRRILIVDDQQQIHDTFKRLFSPKEQVDDALSDFESRFLKPSIDSSDAKPNCAESPNPVGYQLTHAHSGDEGIALVTASIAQDNRFSVAFVDMRMPAGMDGLQTIEAIWEIDANLQVVVCTAYSDHSWDHVLDRLGRNDRLLLLRKPFETDEARQLALALSEKSRLEKIQRRELEKLEHEVVKRRSAEREMRAMAHRDALTQLPNRPYLLKKLDEIIQQRSVGDCVDNAVLFLDLDNFKIINDSLGHNAGDDLLNQVATRLKECVRDCDTTGRYSDEETIRLGGDEFVVLLEKLADDRDAIMIANRIVEKISEPFHLCGRLVTVGTSVGIAYTCGQTTDAHIVLRNADTAMYRAKNSGKGRIAVFDRSMHADVVARMELENQLRRAVDLEAFELNYQPIVRLSDARIQGIEVLMRWKNEQGVYISPCDFIPMTEEIGLIGKVGEWVLEHSMIAFTKVISQLPAGSHDDLYMSVNTSRRQLNDPFFLERLNQILARTQFCRQRLKLEVNESYDPRHRELALQTLLNLHQSGVGIHIDDFGKGQSSLTCFQSYPIETVKIDRSFTASIATDRGHAAITQAIVQLSHNLGAKIVAEGVESKQQLDALREWGCDAVQGYYFSAPLTETQLFELLANPMQCEGIRSLRQQLAAPVIFSQPFNRMLTNETSV, from the coding sequence ATTTCTAAAGCCGAGCATTGATTCCAGCGATGCCAAGCCCAACTGTGCCGAGAGTCCAAATCCAGTCGGCTACCAACTGACACACGCTCATAGTGGCGATGAGGGCATCGCCTTGGTCACCGCATCAATAGCGCAAGACAATCGGTTCAGCGTTGCGTTTGTCGATATGCGCATGCCGGCGGGCATGGATGGACTACAAACAATCGAAGCAATCTGGGAGATTGATGCCAATTTGCAAGTCGTTGTATGCACTGCCTACAGCGATCATTCGTGGGACCACGTACTCGATCGATTGGGGCGAAACGATCGACTTTTGCTGCTTCGAAAACCATTTGAAACGGACGAGGCGAGACAGCTTGCGTTGGCACTGAGCGAGAAGAGTCGGCTAGAAAAAATTCAGCGACGCGAACTCGAAAAACTTGAACACGAAGTGGTCAAACGCCGCAGTGCAGAACGAGAAATGCGGGCAATGGCGCATCGCGATGCGTTAACGCAGCTTCCCAACCGTCCGTACCTTTTGAAAAAGCTTGACGAAATCATCCAACAGAGATCGGTTGGTGATTGCGTTGACAACGCAGTGCTGTTCTTGGATCTCGATAACTTCAAGATCATCAACGATAGCCTCGGCCACAACGCGGGCGACGACCTACTCAACCAAGTCGCAACGCGTCTGAAGGAGTGCGTTCGAGACTGCGATACAACCGGCCGATATTCTGACGAGGAAACGATTCGACTTGGTGGTGACGAATTTGTGGTGCTGCTTGAAAAGCTTGCCGATGATCGGGATGCGATCATGATCGCCAATCGGATCGTCGAAAAGATCTCAGAACCGTTTCACCTCTGCGGCCGCCTAGTTACTGTGGGAACGAGCGTCGGAATTGCCTACACCTGCGGTCAAACCACCGATGCGCACATTGTCCTTCGCAACGCAGACACCGCGATGTATCGGGCCAAGAATTCGGGAAAGGGACGAATCGCGGTCTTCGATCGTTCCATGCACGCCGATGTGGTCGCTCGAATGGAGCTCGAAAACCAGCTTCGCCGCGCCGTCGACTTAGAAGCATTCGAACTGAACTACCAACCGATTGTTCGCTTGAGTGATGCGCGGATCCAAGGTATCGAAGTGTTGATGCGGTGGAAAAATGAACAAGGCGTCTACATTTCGCCATGCGATTTCATTCCGATGACCGAAGAAATCGGATTGATCGGCAAGGTTGGCGAGTGGGTCCTTGAACACTCGATGATCGCATTCACCAAAGTGATTTCGCAGCTTCCCGCTGGATCCCATGACGACCTTTACATGAGCGTCAATACGTCACGGCGACAGCTCAACGATCCATTCTTCCTTGAACGACTCAATCAGATTTTGGCACGAACGCAATTCTGTCGCCAACGCCTAAAACTAGAGGTCAACGAGTCCTACGATCCGCGACACCGCGAACTAGCGTTGCAGACACTGTTGAACCTTCATCAGTCCGGTGTCGGTATCCATATCGACGACTTTGGCAAGGGGCAGTCGTCGCTGACATGCTTCCAAAGTTACCCGATTGAAACGGTCAAGATTGACCGCAGCTTCACTGCATCGATTGCCACCGATCGTGGTCATGCCGCAATCACTCAGGCGATTGTCCAACTGTCGCACAACCTGGGCGCCAAAATTGTTGCCGAAGGTGTCGAATCGAAACAGCAACTCGATGCGCTGCGAGAATGGGGATGTGACGCGGTACAAGGCTACTATTTCTCAGCGCCGCTAACTGAAACTCAACTGTTCGAACTGCTCGCAAACCCGATGCAATGCGAAGGAATTCGTTCACTGCGACAGCAGCTTGCGGCTCCCGTGATTTTCAGCCAACCATTCAATCGGATGCTGACCAACGAAACGTCAGTATAA